A single window of Candidatus Bathyarchaeum sp. DNA harbors:
- a CDS encoding GyrI-like domain-containing protein, whose protein sequence is MKPKITEPISLKLLGCVFYGNPFHSHEGGSIQNEIGRLWERFGKKYAGHVEELEKIIVEKGVGWEVHIQTEEYVKTKEYTIFAGVQVSKPSDSPVDFFYKQLPTTKYAVFQLKGNDFVNGLDYVYSQWLPKSEYKESHGYMLWRYDEKCKDLSDPDCVLEAYIPVEEKNVD, encoded by the coding sequence ATGAAACCAAAAATAACTGAGCCAATTTCTTTGAAACTGTTAGGGTGTGTCTTTTATGGCAACCCCTTTCACAGTCACGAAGGCGGCAGTATACAAAACGAAATTGGGCGTCTTTGGGAGCGTTTTGGAAAAAAGTACGCCGGACATGTAGAAGAACTAGAAAAAATCATCGTCGAAAAGGGGGTTGGATGGGAAGTTCACATTCAAACCGAAGAATACGTCAAAACCAAAGAGTACACAATTTTTGCTGGCGTGCAAGTTTCTAAGCCATCTGATTCTCCTGTTGATTTTTTTTACAAACAACTGCCCACAACAAAATATGCTGTTTTCCAGTTGAAAGGAAACGACTTTGTTAATGGTCTGGATTATGTTTACAGTCAATGGCTTCCCAAATCAGAATACAAAGAGTCCCATGGTTACATGCTTTGGCGTTACGACGAAAAATGTAAGGACCTTAGTGACCCTGATTGTGTTTTAGAAGCCTACATACCCGTTGAGGAGAAAAATGTTGACTGA
- a CDS encoding TrmO family methyltransferase, with amino-acid sequence MSENFEVFPIGYVKRGDDVQIQLEDKYKDALLEVDNFSHLMVVWWGSKYAKYRDQVDMQMKPPYAPNVLTGLFATRSPVRPNPVNVTVCEIKKVNHQTGTVTVNQLDTFDGTPVLDLKVYFPTCDRVKDPQVPDRFKAWGEWVPPEGEAPECYE; translated from the coding sequence ATGAGCGAAAATTTTGAAGTTTTTCCAATCGGTTATGTGAAGCGTGGAGACGATGTGCAAATCCAGCTAGAAGACAAATACAAGGACGCACTGTTGGAGGTTGACAATTTCAGCCATCTAATGGTGGTGTGGTGGGGTAGCAAATACGCCAAATACCGCGACCAAGTCGACATGCAAATGAAGCCCCCATATGCGCCCAATGTTTTGACGGGTTTGTTTGCTACCCGAAGCCCAGTTCGACCCAACCCCGTAAACGTTACAGTATGCGAAATCAAAAAAGTCAACCACCAAACCGGAACCGTAACCGTCAACCAACTTGACACCTTTGATGGAACTCCGGTTCTGGATTTGAAGGTGTATTTTCCAACCTGTGACCGGGTAAAAGACCCCCAAGTTCCTGACCGTTTCAAAGCCTGGGGTGAATGGGTGCCCCCGGAAGGTGAAGCTCCCGAATGCTACGAGTAA